A genome region from Leptospiraceae bacterium includes the following:
- a CDS encoding protein meaA, whose translation MENKQPHKIYDENGNPTKDKPWIFRTYAGHTNARSSNELYRKNLSKGQTGLSIAFDLPTQCGYSSDHPIAKPEIGKVGVPINSLDDFKILFDQIPLGEMNTSMTINGTSMWLLSLYVALADELGVPTSKLEGTTQNDIIKEYLARGTYIFPPEHSIRIIVDMYEYSLRNVPKWNPSNICSYHLQEAGATPVQELAFALVTAMAILDAIKERNCFNEEEFEKCVGRISFFVNAGIRFVEEMCKMRAFSEMWEEITRDRYKVKNPKYRIFRYGVQVNSLGLTEEQPENNAWRILIETLGVTLSKNSRCRALQLPAWNEALSLPRPWDQQWSLRLQQVLAYETDLLEYPDLFDGSKVIESKVKSLKEEAYTEIHKILDMGGAIKAIENGYMKSQLVKSQSERMGKINSGDLTIVGKNKWTDGIKSPLMTDTDGGIFKVDPASAQLTLNSLSETKSKRDPERAKRALDALTEAAKGNANMMQASIECAKARITTGEWADTLRKIFGEYQAATGVDGQKLKIESDLVNSIRNKVDKFMNVTGNRPRIVVGKPGLDGHSNGAEMIAIAARHAGFDVIYSGIRLSPQEIVQSAVEENADVIGISILSGSHKEIAEQIKDELTHYKAQEHIPVIFGGIIPESDFETLKSIGVKEIFTPKDFDLMQIMDKIIDLIAKQKKAA comes from the coding sequence ATGGAAAATAAACAACCTCACAAAATCTACGATGAAAATGGAAACCCTACCAAGGACAAACCTTGGATTTTTAGAACTTACGCGGGTCACACTAACGCTCGTTCTTCCAATGAACTTTACCGCAAAAACCTTTCTAAAGGACAAACTGGACTTTCGATAGCGTTTGATTTGCCAACTCAGTGCGGATACAGTTCAGATCACCCAATTGCAAAGCCAGAAATCGGAAAAGTAGGAGTTCCTATCAATTCCCTAGACGATTTTAAAATTCTTTTCGATCAAATTCCACTCGGAGAAATGAACACCTCGATGACCATAAACGGAACCTCGATGTGGTTGCTTTCTCTCTATGTCGCACTCGCGGACGAGTTAGGAGTTCCTACAAGCAAACTAGAAGGCACAACACAAAACGACATAATCAAGGAATACCTAGCCCGTGGAACTTATATTTTCCCACCTGAACATTCTATTCGTATCATTGTGGATATGTATGAGTATTCGCTTCGAAATGTTCCCAAATGGAATCCATCCAATATTTGCTCTTACCACTTGCAAGAAGCGGGAGCAACCCCTGTCCAAGAATTGGCATTTGCTTTAGTAACTGCAATGGCGATCCTTGATGCAATCAAAGAACGAAATTGTTTTAACGAAGAAGAATTCGAAAAATGCGTTGGACGAATTTCCTTTTTTGTAAACGCAGGAATTCGTTTCGTAGAAGAAATGTGTAAAATGCGAGCCTTCTCCGAAATGTGGGAAGAAATCACACGCGATCGTTACAAAGTAAAAAATCCTAAATATAGAATTTTCCGCTACGGAGTTCAGGTCAACTCTTTGGGGCTAACAGAAGAACAACCCGAAAACAACGCATGGAGAATTTTAATTGAAACGTTAGGCGTAACACTATCTAAAAATTCTCGATGTCGTGCATTACAACTTCCAGCTTGGAACGAAGCTCTCTCTCTTCCAAGGCCTTGGGACCAACAATGGTCTCTTCGTTTACAACAAGTTTTAGCGTATGAAACCGACCTACTCGAATACCCAGATCTTTTCGATGGTTCAAAAGTAATCGAAAGCAAAGTTAAATCTTTAAAAGAAGAAGCATACACAGAAATCCATAAAATTCTAGATATGGGCGGAGCAATCAAAGCAATCGAAAACGGTTACATGAAATCTCAACTTGTAAAATCACAATCAGAAAGAATGGGAAAAATCAATTCCGGTGATTTGACAATAGTTGGAAAGAACAAATGGACTGATGGAATCAAATCTCCTCTTATGACAGATACAGACGGCGGTATATTCAAAGTAGACCCTGCTTCCGCACAGTTGACTCTAAACTCGCTATCCGAAACTAAATCTAAACGTGACCCAGAAAGGGCAAAACGAGCATTAGACGCACTTACAGAAGCGGCAAAAGGAAATGCCAATATGATGCAAGCTTCCATCGAATGCGCCAAAGCACGAATTACCACTGGAGAATGGGCAGATACACTTCGTAAAATCTTCGGTGAATACCAAGCCGCTACCGGTGTCGATGGACAAAAACTAAAAATCGAAAGCGACTTAGTAAATTCCATACGCAACAAAGTAGACAAGTTCATGAACGTGACTGGAAATCGTCCGCGTATCGTAGTTGGGAAACCCGGTCTTGACGGTCATTCCAACGGAGCCGAAATGATAGCAATAGCCGCAAGACATGCCGGTTTTGACGTAATCTATTCTGGAATTCGCCTCAGTCCACAAGAAATTGTGCAAAGTGCAGTGGAAGAAAATGCAGACGTGATTGGAATTTCTATTCTATCGGGTTCACACAAAGAAATTGCGGAACAGATTAAAGATGAGTTAACACACTATAAGGCGCAAGAACATATTCCTGTGATCTTCGGTGGAATCATTCCTGAGTCTGATTTTGAAACTTTAAAGTCCATCGGGGTCAAAGAGATATTTACCCCAAAAGACTTTGATTTAATGCAAATCATGGATAAGATCATCGACTTGATTGCAAAACAAAAGAAAGCAGCGTAA